Part of the Chaetodon trifascialis isolate fChaTrf1 chromosome 1, fChaTrf1.hap1, whole genome shotgun sequence genome, TAATTGTTCGTAGCGTCCATGAAGAGACGTGCTCTTAACGTGGTTTCGATGCAGGTGATGGTGGACAAAAAGCACAGTCCTGGATTTCTGAAGTTCAGCCGAAGCAAACACTTCAAACTCACACTTATCAAGAGGGTCTCTTCCAAAGTCTTTTTTATACCATCTGTGTTTCCCAACATGTCCTCATACCTAAAGATCGTCTGTCAGATTGTTGGAGAGTGTCAGTGACGGGCATACCGGTCTTTTGTTGTACCGGTCCTTTGTTGTCATGTGGTTAACATCTGTTTAGGTTTAGCAACCAAAACTAGTTAGTAAGATTTAACCAACAAAACTGCTTGGTTAGATTTAGAAAAAGATCatgatttgttttaaaataagtACAATACTGCTACATACGGTACTGCTACCTACATCAGTGCTATGTACATCAGTACTATGTACACTACTGCCATGTATGTTAGTGCTACGTATGTTACTGCTATTTACGTGACGTAACTGAAGTACGTTATgtaagttaaaataagtcaacaaTGACTTCACGAGGGACATGATGAAAGTCCTCTGTTTGCTCTTAATGCTACatcctcctcctttgctcccgtcataattactgcagccactagaggtcgccacTTAATACTAAACATGAATATGGATTGTAGTGATGTACTTGCACAAGTAACCAATAGGGATGTTTTTCTGGTGAAGGTGTAGACTGGTTTCCATCCAAAAACAGTGTAAATCTTGGCAGAATTTTCAGAAAATTGTGGCAAGACAATGAGAATCAATGTGCGTTTACATCCATGGCTGAATGTTAGGATTTGGTTCATCGACATAAATGGCTGGCGATGCTAACTCTTCAGTCAGATGCAATTAAaccactgcagaggaggagggcgcAATGAGATGACGTAATTAAAAGAGCGGCAAACGATGGAGAACCACaaggaaaacatgatggaaacatggcaTTTATGTTAGGTTCATGTGTCAATCAGATGAAGGTTACAGCCCCCTCATCTTCTGTGGATGTTTGAGTCACATGCTTCATGCAAATCATGATTTATTCACTAAGTGTTTCCATTGCTGAGCTGTGGTGGTATGGTTtgaaacaaaaagaggaaatttTGTACTAAAAAGACTGTAACTTTGGAAGAACGACATTTGACTAATTCTGACTGTGAAGCCCCAAataagttgttgttttttgtttttttttaatataaggAGTGTGGACTTTCTCATCAATTACACAGAAGCAGCAGTTGAAGTGTTTAACAGTACTTTAACTGTACATATGGGCAcgtaaatgtgttgttttaagaCAGCCttgaaaaaatgcaaacacatccTTTAATGGTGTCTTACTATCAATATCAACCACAGTGATCACAAGAGATGGTTCACAAAAAAGTAGCACttgcatatttatgtttataGGCAAAAAATGGCATGTATTCATGTTCCTTTTTTGGACCAGATAAAATTACCTTTCAGCTTCTGCTGTATTGCATAACGAGCCTTTCTCTCTTGGTCCAACTCGCTGCACAAAGTGTCtatccaaaaataaaatgaataaaaaaaaaaaaaaaaggtcaaaaaaggaatttaaaaaggaaaaaaaatatgtgaGTTGCTGTGTAGCATCTGAAGTGGAGGAGTGTAATGTATGCTATTTGCCCCTATGGTATTTAGAGTGATCCTTCTGTGTACTTGAACCCTGTATTTAAACTACTGTAACATTAAACCAATCCTTTAACGGGTGGCATTAGTTGCTGTCTACTGCATGTAACCGATACAGCACTACATAATGGTCTGTCTATTCAATTTTCCAGAGCATGATTTAGGAGAAAATAAcctttacaaacaaaacaatgcggTTTCAGGTTCACCTTTTGATATCTTATAATTTACTCAACTGCAGGAGTAATAATACGCAGTTTACAGGAAAAAGGCTGGACACAAACGGCCAATATTTCAATATGCAAGTGtcacttttcctttctttgGTTTGGAGGCTGGTTGGTTCACATTGATTGATATGGCCTGTGTTACTATAATGTTTTTTGTGGCTCaaattttttttcccataaaCTTAAAGAGCATTGATCTACATCCGCTTTACAGTCATAATCTATGGAGGCACAAAGTACAGAGGGAGACCAACCTCGAAcaatctgcagctgctggaccaTTTCCTCTCTGTAGGACAGCTCACGCTTCATTTGATCCTGAAAATTATCTGAAGAGTACCGAAGGCCACATCAGATGGAAACTCTCTGACATTGTGGAGATAAATTTAAAGACACATTCCTGGACTTTAAGGACAAAATGTTCTGACATCCAGGCTGCAAGCAGGGGGTGTAAGATCCAAACAAAGAAGCAAAATCATCCCCCCCTCTGTGGCTTTGACCCACAAAACACAGCCAGACTCACTTTCGTCCTACCTTTTAAATGCTGAAATTCTCTCTCCAGTTTTTTCCTCAGCTCAACTTGCTCCACAAGCTGCTTCTGCAATTCTTCTGCAAAGCCAACAGCCAAAATGTGTCAGTCCCACCACCAAattattttcatctgcagcaaGGAAGTGTCATTATTGACCTTAAAACACTGAGACATGCCCCATCTGACGTCTGCAGTACTTCTGATTAACGTGTGGGGCAAGCAGAAGGCATGCGCCATAATGCAAATAACCACCAATATCttcaaaaatctgaaaaaaacaaaacaatccctCTATCCACATCCACCTCGCATCAATTCGATTCCACTTAATGTGATATGTTTGGAATTTCTACACGTGAAGATTTATGTCAGCTCAGTAAACCGAATTCAGGTGCGTTCACATCCTTCATAACAACCGTTTTCAGCGCTTTCCTCTCGCTGCTGCCACAGTAATTGCCATGCATTGCCTGGAGGTTGAGACGATAATAATGGAGTCCCAGGGTTTTTCCAAGCGTTGTAAAATAATTAGCTGTCGTGCCTCGGGGTTATGGTTCTATTCGTTAAAATATTAATAGCCTCTAAACGATTTCCTCTTACAATAATAACTCCCACATCTCGTGATTAAGTGGTTAACAACTACTATGGGAACACTTTAGGCCtacaaaaatgtaaattcacaTTTGGATTTTGGCACGTCATCTTTAGCAGGCCGTGGGCATTtagctgcattttaaatgagGCGGAATTCAGTGTTTAATATTAATAGAATACacgttttttattttcataatcaAACACTTGACAAATGCTCGAGTTAAATCCGAGTTTATAAATGCAGAAGTTCAACCTAATTAGCAAATAAGTGCCCCtatttgcttcattttaatttcttACATTTAGAAATAGCAGATAAATACCCACATTCATTAGATGTGCTGACCAGGGCCTGTCAGCCGTCTAGCTGCAGTATGAATATGCATTTGCTGGCTGACGATACATGGACCCAAATTACAATCAAAACAGGAATAATCTCTGATGATAATTAATATCACCTGCTacactttttcctctcctttgttTCCGTTTGATCCTGAAAGCAGCCTCTTACCTTTGGCCATGTTCTCCAGATTTCTTTCATGCACGCTGATGTCGATGCGTAAAGCTCCATCGgctgcacaaaaacaataaaacacattatttaacCCAAACAAGCGAAGTCCTCCGTGTAGGCCTAACTGGGATTTTATAAAAGGCTTCTGAGGAAATACGGTGCAGCAGCTAATTCAGACAGAATGGGCAGgttttgattttaaaaatactaaaatgcaGAAGGAGAATAATTAAAAACCTTGTCTGTCCTTCTGCTCCTGCTGGCATGTTGCACTGCGCTGGTTCTGTATTTCAGAAACGTGATGAACACctgaacaataacaacaaaccGAGACACATGTTAAGTTAAAAAAGGGCACAATTATATAATAACCATGGCCTAAATAATAAATTGGTTAAATAATTACCGTTGGATCTGCTCGTTTGTTTCGACCCAAACGTCGAGGGCTCGTCCTTTTCATGGGCGTACACCTATAAAATGAGGCAGACACTCGTGTTTAATAACGCCGACCAATTACATGTCATTTACTGCAATTCTTCACGTAATTGAGGCCTTTTTCTTCAAAGTCCTGCAATTTGTCATGGACATGCTGAGCTGATTGCTAAAAGAAAGCATTTTTTACGTTCAAAAGCGCTGATTTGGTGGTAAAACTGTTTCATAACTGAACAGAATTTAAataggaataaataaaaaaaaaacaattcgAACAAATTAAGGTTTTATACTTTAATTATCCTGTTTGAAAACGGCAGATAGAAGCTACAAATGAAGGTGGCTCCTTATTGTTCTTTTTTGAGGGCGGATTCTCTCTCACTAAATGTTGttgccttgctcaaaggcaccAGGGCAGAGCAGTTGAATGACATTTTCTCCAAACACCAGCCCCCCATTAACGTTTATTCTTACTAATATTTAGAAAATACGACAAGCAAACATCTCcgtctggatttttttttttttttttttttaatttcaggcAAATTGATCTTGATTACATTTTTATcggcctcctctctctcctctataAACTCTTATCATATTCTCCACTACTGCGACAATTCAACTTCCCCCACggggatcattaaagtttcatttaatCTAATCTTACTTCATGAAGAGGAGAGCCATTACGCATCCGTCTGTCCTCATCTGATGACCCAGTGTGCGCGGAGTCATCCGgcgaagctgctgctgctgctgctccggGGCTGGAGGCATCAGGCTGCTCCTGGCTCTCCTCAGCACCAGAGGAGACCCGGTCCTGAACGGGGGAGTCGTGGCGGTCTCCTTCCATTGAGATCTGGATCGGCTCATCCTCTTCTTGCCCACGGTTGGACTCCACATCCACGTCTGggtcgtcgtcgtcgtcgtccaCCACGCTGTCCCTGTCCGGTGATATCGATCTGTAACTGGAGCTCTCGCTGATAAAATCCGGGGACAGGTAGCCAGCGCGCACGCTGTAGCCGTCCCGGTTGCCGTAGAGTTTGGCGATGGTCTCCGCGTCTTTAACTACAGGTCTGAAGGCCGAAATGTAGCTGATTTTCCTCTGAGACGTCTCGTCCCCAGACTTGTCCTCGTCGTTCCTGGTGGAGGAGGACTGGGAGCTGGAGCAGCGCTCTCCGGCGTCCTGCTGGTGATGAGGATGGTGGTTGCTGTCTTTGGGTGTGTTTGCGCCCCGGTCACTTTGGTCCGATAAGTCAAGCTCGCCCTGCCGGACGCCTGGCAGCTCTGGGGGAGGTTTGGGTGGAGACCCCGGGTAGGGGGGCATGGGTAGGCCTCCAGCAGTAGGCCAAAACATAGGGAAAGCAGGGTAGAGGTTGTCCTTTGCGCCAGGCCAAAACACACCGGGGACACTGGTTTTGTTCGCATCTGGCACACCGTCGCTCTTTTTCGGACACAGCCCATAGCTGGGGAAGCCATAGGGGTGGTGGGGGAAGAGAGGTGGGGGGATTTTCTGAAGCATGCCAAAGCTCTTGCTAGGCACTGGGATGACTGGGTAGGTCCGAGCGCCGCTCGCCAAACTCAGGTTATTATTCCCTTGATCCTCGTCGCACCTCAAAGATTTGTGAGGGATCTCAGGGGAACTGGTCTGGGTCAGGCTGGACGAGGCCGGCGACTTCATCGAAGAGGACATTCCCGACCCGTTCATGGGCAGGGTCCTCTTTCTGCTCCCCCCGTTGAACATGGCCTTTACATCCTCCCACGCGTGGTTAATGTCCTCAGATTTTGTGTCCGTCAGTTTCAGGTGGCGTCTCCACGAATTGAAGTTGGCCGCGTCCGGCTGCAGATACTTGGAGTCTGTGGTGCGATGGGAGTGGAAAATGAATTTATTTGGGGAGAAATACATGTTGCAGAAGCTGCACTTGATGCACTTTGCTCTGGAGCTGTTGTATCTGGCGGGTATAAAGCTGCCCCTGCAGCCCCAGGCGCATTCATGAGACACATCAAATGCGAAATTTTCTGGCAGCTTTGGGGGGCTGTGCGCTCCCAGGAAGGACTTGCAGAGCCTCTCGGCCTCCCTTTTGGTTATCATGCCACAGCGCCTGGAGGAGATGGGCATGGCCCCGGCGCGCCGCAGGAGCTCCAGCTGGACAGGGGTGCACTGCACGCAAGTGATGCCCAAAGCGACCCGGCGGTTATGTATCTCGTTGTAGCTGTAGTTTTTCAGCAGGGTGTTAGAGATCTGCGCCAGGCAGAGTCTCTCCCTGCCGTCTATGACCAGACTCACGATGGGAACCCCATACAGCGAGGTCTCACTCACTTGGTTTGGTTTGAGGGAGTTGGGGCTGGAGAAGCTCTGTGCGTCCTGCTTTGAACTGGGGGAAGAGCTGGCGTCTCGTCCCGCGTCTCGAAGCTGTCCGGGCATCGACTCCATCCCTGGAAGCCTGTCAATCAAAGAGAAACCTGGAGTGACTCGGGGGGGCTGCTTGACAGTatgcaaaaacacagcatgtccAGATATGTCCATGATATTTAGCTTGTGACAAAAAAGGTGctaaaagacagacaaacaaacaaaaacccgAAATAAgttaaatgagaataaaaataatgtaattccAATTGACACGATTTAAAGAAAGTGTCATATTTCCACACACATGAAATCGGGCCACTAGAATTGATaactattatcatcattattatcattattattcttatttttaccATCATCATTATGCTTATTACTATTAGTATTAGTAGTCTTGTGCCTATTGAGCAGATGTAGCTGTAGACCTTTTAATGCAGATATTTAtgggaaataataataataataataataataataataataataataataataataataataataataataataataataataataaagaaagtGACCAATTATGACGAACACCAGGCGTTTGCAGGAGGTTACACTGAAAAGTGAAATCAATCAGACGTCTTGTTAATTATTTCTCGCATCGGTTCATTCCTCCGTGTATTCGGCCTCCTCTCTCAGGTTATCCGGCTTCCTGCGCGGTGGTGGATCCGCTGCTCCTCTTATCTTCAAATCGGCTCAGCACTTACGGGCCAACTACTTACGAGTCACATAAGGTTCTTATACGCGGATAAGGACAGAAGGAAAATGCAGCCTGAGCTGCGCCAATGCGCttaacagagaggaaaacaacatcTATAAGCTGCTTTCCTGGTAATTACACAGATCCAGGAGCGCGTCTTCGCATTGTTAATAAAAGACTAGCCCTATATATAATTAAAGCTTCTGCGCAGATTAGCCTCAGCCAGTTGCTCGAAATTAGGTTGAAGCAGGCCTATCTCACGTTCACCTGCGCATACTTACTTTTCGCATCTCGTCATTGTCTTTACGCAGGCCTGAAATACacggaaaacaacaacaacaacaacccgcGGCGAGTTTTAAACCACGGACATAAATAAAACTATTTTAGAGTGACTGACTAACCAGCATTTGACGACCTATAACACAGATGTTCGTGCTAAATAAAAGGCAAAAGTCATTTAAAGAGCGACTGCAAAATTATCAGCATGTCTGGATCGATTgttaattaaagaaaacataCCTTCCTCCCCTTAAAAGACGACACACTCCAACAGGGTTT contains:
- the LOC139331463 gene encoding SKI family transcriptional corepressor 1 homolog-B-like isoform X1; translated protein: MESMPGQLRDAGRDASSSPSSKQDAQSFSSPNSLKPNQVSETSLYGVPIVSLVIDGRERLCLAQISNTLLKNYSYNEIHNRRVALGITCVQCTPVQLELLRRAGAMPISSRRCGMITKREAERLCKSFLGAHSPPKLPENFAFDVSHECAWGCRGSFIPARYNSSRAKCIKCSFCNMYFSPNKFIFHSHRTTDSKYLQPDAANFNSWRRHLKLTDTKSEDINHAWEDVKAMFNGGSRKRTLPMNGSGMSSSMKSPASSSLTQTSSPEIPHKSLRCDEDQGNNNLSLASGARTYPVIPVPSKSFGMLQKIPPPLFPHHPYGFPSYGLCPKKSDGVPDANKTSVPGVFWPGAKDNLYPAFPMFWPTAGGLPMPPYPGSPPKPPPELPGVRQGELDLSDQSDRGANTPKDSNHHPHHQQDAGERCSSSQSSSTRNDEDKSGDETSQRKISYISAFRPVVKDAETIAKLYGNRDGYSVRAGYLSPDFISESSSYRSISPDRDSVVDDDDDDPDVDVESNRGQEEDEPIQISMEGDRHDSPVQDRVSSGAEESQEQPDASSPGAAAAAASPDDSAHTGSSDEDRRMRNGSPLHEVYAHEKDEPSTFGSKQTSRSNGVHHVSEIQNQRSATCQQEQKDRQADGALRIDISVHERNLENMAKEELQKQLVEQVELRKKLEREFQHLKDNFQDQMKRELSYREEMVQQLQIVRDTLCSELDQERKARYAIQQKLKEAHDALHHFSCKMLTPRQCTGACTFKPPLLPP
- the LOC139331463 gene encoding SKI family transcriptional corepressor 1 homolog-B-like isoform X3 is translated as MESMPGQLRDAGRDASSSPSSKQDAQSFSSPNSLKPNQVSETSLYGVPIVSLVIDGRERLCLAQISNTLLKNYSYNEIHNRRVALGITCVQCTPVQLELLRRAGAMPISSRRCGMITKREAERLCKSFLGAHSPPKLPENFAFDVSHECAWGCRGSFIPARYNSSRAKCIKCSFCNMYFSPNKFIFHSHRTTDSKYLQPDAANFNSWRRHLKLTDTKSEDINHAWEDVKAMFNGGSRKRTLPMNGSGMSSSMKSPASSSLTQTSSPEIPHKSLRCDEDQGNNNLSLASGARTYPVIPVPSKSFGMLQKIPPPLFPHHPYGFPSYGLCPKKSDGVPDANKTSVPGVFWPGAKDNLYPAFPMFWPTAGGLPMPPYPGSPPKPPPELPGVRQGELDLSDQSDRGANTPKDSNHHPHHQQDAGERCSSSQSSSTRNDEDKSGDETSQRKISYISAFRPVVKDAETIAKLYGNRDGYSVRAGYLSPDFISESSSYRSISPDRDSVVDDDDDDPDVDVESNRGQEEDEPIQISMEGDRHDSPVQDRVSSGAEESQEQPDASSPGAAAAAASPDDSAHTGSSDEDRRMRNGSPLHEVYAHEKDEPSTFGSKQTSRSNGVHHVSEIQNQRSATCQQEQKDRQADGALRIDISVHERNLENMAKEELQKQLVEQVELRKKLEREFQHLKDNFQDQMKRELSYREEMVQQLQIVRAHDALHHFSCKMLTPRQCTGACTFKPPLLPP
- the LOC139331463 gene encoding SKI family transcriptional corepressor 1 homolog-B-like isoform X2; this encodes MESMPGQLRDAGRDASSSPSSKQDAQSFSSPNSLKPNQVSETSLYGVPIVSLVIDGRERLCLAQISNTLLKNYSYNEIHNRRVALGITCVQCTPVQLELLRRAGAMPISSRRCGMITKREAERLCKSFLGAHSPPKLPENFAFDVSHECAWGCRGSFIPARYNSSRAKCIKCSFCNMYFSPNKFIFHSHRTTDSKYLQPDAANFNSWRRHLKLTDTKSEDINHAWEDVKAMFNGGSRKRTLPMNGSGMSSSMKSPASSSLTQTSSPEIPHKSLRCDEDQGNNNLSLASGARTYPVIPVPSKSFGMLQKIPPPLFPHHPYGFPSYGLCPKKSDGVPDANKTSVPGVFWPGAKDNLYPAFPMFWPTAGGLPMPPYPGSPPKPPPELPGVRQGELDLSDQSDRGANTPKDSNHHPHHQQDAGERCSSSQSSSTRNDEDKSGDETSQRKISYISAFRPVVKDAETIAKLYGNRDGYSVRAGYLSPDFISESSSYRSISPDRDSVVDDDDDDPDVDVESNRGQEEDEPIQISMEGDRHDSPVQDRVSSGAEESQEQPDASSPGAAAAAASPDDSAHTGSSDEDRRMRNGSPLHEVYAHEKDEPSTFGSKQTSRSNGVHHVSEIQNQRSATCQQEQKDRQADGALRIDISVHERNLENMAKEELQKQLVEQVELRKKLEREFQHLKDNFQDQMKRELSYREEMVQQLQIVREAHDALHHFSCKMLTPRQCTGACTFKPPLLPP